The genomic segment GATGATGCACCGTAAGCATGAAGGCAGTGATGCCGATCAACTGGAAAAACAGATCGAACTTTTAGAGCGAATTTGGCATAAAGGAACATCGGTCTAGCGGATCGCTGCCGAAATGATGGATTTATAACGGCTCAACCTGTATCTTGAGAGAGGAGGGTGGAGCCAGGGTAATGCCGCGCCGCTGGGGTTTTAGAGGGCGATCGCCCACCACCTGCATCCGAAATTGGGAGAGCAGGGTTGCAATCACCAGCTTCATTTCATACTGGGCAAAGGCCATGCCGATACAGCGACGATTGCCGCCCCCAAAGGGAAGGAACTCGTAGGGCGAGAAGGCGCGCTCTAAAAAGCATT from the Synechococcales cyanobacterium T60_A2020_003 genome contains:
- a CDS encoding cytochrome P450, with amino-acid sequence MLEKPLEIQGQTYPPGILVVPCIDLVHRNPKVYDNPTEFQPECFLERAFSPYEFLPFGGGNRRCIGMAFAQYEMKLVIATLLSQFRMQVVGDRPLKPQRRGITLAPPSSLKIQVEPL